Proteins from a single region of Hypomesus transpacificus isolate Combined female chromosome 9, fHypTra1, whole genome shotgun sequence:
- the pa2g4a gene encoding proliferation-associated protein 2G4a encodes MSDDEQEQTIAEDLVVTKYKMGGDIANQALRMVMEAATVGVSVLSLCVKGDAHIMAETGKVFKKEKDIKKGIAFPTSVSVNNCVCHFSPLKSDPDYTLKDGDLVKIDLGVHIDGFIANVAHSFVIGATKETPVTGRKADVIKAAHLCAEAALRLVKPGNQNSQVTEAWNKIAQSFKCSPIEGMLSHQLKQHVIDGEKTIIQNPTDQQRKDHEKAEFEVHEVYAVDVLISTGEGKARDGGQRTTIYKRDPSKQYGLKMKTSRMFFSEVERRFDTMPFTLRAFEDEAKARLGVVECAKHELLQPFSVLNDKEGECVAQFKFTVLLMANGPHRITNGPFEPELYKSEHEVQDAELMTLLQSSASRKTQKKKKKKASKTVETATGQPTEETEAAE; translated from the exons ATGTCTGATGACGAACAAGAGCAAACTATCGCCGAAGATTTGGTAGTCACCAAGTATAAAATGGGAGGTGACATCGCCAACC AGGCTCTACGAATGGTGATGGAGGCAGCCACAGTAGGGGTGTCGGTCCTCAgcctgtgtgtgaagggggatGCCCATATCATGGCAGAGACTGGGAAGGTCTTTAAGAAGGAGAAAGACATAAAGAAAG GCATTGCCTTCCCCACCAGCGTCTCAGTCAATAACTGTGTTTGCCACTTCTCTCCCCTGAAGAGTGATCCTGACTACACACTTAAAGATGGGGATCTGGTAAAAAT TGACCTTGGCGTCCATATTGACGGCTTCATTGCCAATGTTGCTCATAGCTTTGTTATTGGAGCCACTAAG GAGACTCCAGTTACAGGCCGTAAAGCAGATGTGATCAAAGCAGCTCACCTTTGTGCAGAAGCTGCTCTGCGCCTggtcaaacctggcaaccag AACTCTCAGGTGACAGAGGCTTGGAACAAGATTGCCCAGTCATTCAAATGTTCACCAATCGAGG GTATGCTGTCTCACCAGCTAAAACAACATGTCATCGATGGAGAGAAAACTATCATTCAGAACCCCACAGACCAGCAAAG AAAGGACCACGAGAAGGCAGAGTTTGAGGTGCATGAGGTATATGCTGTTGATGTGCTGATCAGTACTGGAGAAGGAAAA GCCAgggatggaggacagaggacaACTATATATAAGAGGGACCCCAGCAAGCAGTATGGACTGAAGATGAAGACCTCCCGCATGTTCTTTAGTGAGGTGGAACGACGTTTTGACACCATGCCTTTCACCCTAAG GGCATTTGAGGATGAAGCTAAGGCCCGTCTGGGTGTGGTGGAGTGTGCCAAACATGAGCTACTACAGCCTTTCAGCGTGCTCAATGACAAGGAAG gagAGTGTGTGGCTCAGTTTAAGTTCACAGTGCTGCTGATGGCCAATGGCCCACATAGAATCACCAATGGACCCTTTGAGCCTGAGCTCTACAAGTCAGAGCACGAGGTGCAGGATGCTGAACTCATG ACTCTACTACAGAGCTCAGCAAGTCGCAaaacacagaagaagaagaaaaagaag GCCTCCAAGACAGTTGAGACAGCTACTGGACAGCCGACTGAGGAGACTGAGGCTGCAGAGTAG